A genomic stretch from Syntrophorhabdus sp. includes:
- a CDS encoding hexose kinase, with the protein MIYTVTLDPLLERVVGVEELVYDDVNCITDENRRPGGRGIDVSRVIRELGGRSIALGFAGGYTGLELADLLAKEGIVTDFVRIGQETRSSITIYQRKKKIRTLLSTSSPVIGEDDTASFLDKVKGIPDGSCVVLSGTTAGLRDGIFAELIAILKGKGISTFLDSDQTALSLGVDAGPFLIKPNIFELNRLAATKAKETKEIAEAVKPFRDSVEYIVVSMGARGALGFSQEGDYHVTPPKVKVRNSLGAGDSFMGGLVSVMSDSGSFREALRVGVACGTATVLAASGGLCRKTDVDSIKKEVIIEKF; encoded by the coding sequence ATGATATACACCGTCACATTGGATCCTCTTCTCGAAAGGGTCGTCGGGGTGGAAGAACTCGTGTACGACGACGTCAATTGCATTACCGATGAGAACAGGAGACCCGGCGGCAGGGGGATCGACGTATCACGGGTCATCAGGGAGCTCGGAGGCCGCAGTATTGCGCTCGGTTTTGCAGGCGGGTATACGGGTCTCGAACTTGCGGACCTGCTTGCCAAGGAAGGTATTGTCACGGATTTTGTCCGGATCGGTCAGGAAACGCGTTCCAGCATAACGATCTACCAGCGGAAGAAAAAGATCCGCACATTGCTGTCTACGTCAAGCCCGGTGATCGGGGAAGATGATACCGCCTCTTTTCTCGACAAGGTGAAAGGGATCCCCGACGGCAGCTGCGTGGTTTTGAGCGGCACGACGGCCGGTCTCCGTGATGGCATCTTCGCGGAGCTTATTGCCATTCTCAAGGGGAAAGGGATCAGCACCTTCCTCGATTCCGATCAGACGGCCCTCAGCCTGGGGGTCGATGCCGGCCCCTTCCTGATCAAGCCCAATATCTTCGAGTTGAACAGACTGGCGGCCACGAAGGCCAAAGAGACAAAGGAGATCGCTGAAGCTGTTAAGCCTTTCCGGGATAGTGTCGAGTATATAGTTGTGTCAATGGGGGCGCGGGGTGCCCTCGGGTTCTCACAAGAAGGCGATTATCATGTCACGCCGCCGAAGGTGAAGGTGCGAAATTCACTGGGGGCAGGTGATTCATTCATGGGAGGCCTGGTCTCGGTGATGAGCGACTCGGGCAGCTTTAGAGAGGCTTTAAGGGTCGGCGTGGCGTGCGGTACGGCGACGGTCCTTGCCGCTTCCGGGGGTCTGTGCAGAAAAACGGATGTTGATTCCATCAAAAAAGAAGTAATTATTGAAAAATTTTAA
- a CDS encoding tetratricopeptide repeat protein → MPHREDAEALKEKYYHSMGAALTEEGDLEEAVVFFQRAIDIREIPYAWYGLARTLYAAGDVAGAVGAMSRAIKLAPAVADYYHERAIFLEALGRPDLARDDLGRAVSLDRNYERVDEIRWAARVVEGSFSPPAGPAPDTTRIRSAELLRLLEEEGGADIFRKPSCPVASCPAYCCHFTGRLLVHGVTIGPWKLQGLRRHFQENGLREEDLLDVFPVAEAEHAESLFSPEDVMKLGGVPSVTFPRQGTSRLGRDLAGDMPKDKDYRTLMWTGEDARPCVFLSGGRCSLYDVGDEASLDPCASFLCMTGFVFVVLRSLGLIDREAMGARSMAELNGIAVDALIILARDVYGSDEAVASADAVAQELQIAVREDLAGNDGPRDEAMGRYRLLKDRRDSLINGLVASAGQRIARLLS, encoded by the coding sequence TATCCGCGAGATACCCTATGCCTGGTACGGGCTGGCCCGGACCCTTTACGCGGCCGGCGACGTCGCGGGCGCCGTCGGGGCGATGTCGAGGGCCATCAAGCTGGCTCCGGCAGTCGCCGACTACTATCATGAAAGGGCGATATTCCTTGAGGCGCTCGGCAGGCCGGACCTTGCCCGCGACGACCTGGGGAGGGCCGTTTCCCTCGACAGGAACTACGAGCGTGTCGATGAGATCAGGTGGGCCGCGCGCGTCGTGGAAGGATCGTTCTCCCCTCCGGCCGGCCCCGCTCCGGATACCACCCGGATCAGGTCCGCAGAACTGCTGCGTCTCCTCGAGGAGGAAGGGGGAGCCGATATCTTTCGCAAGCCATCCTGTCCCGTCGCGTCCTGCCCGGCATATTGCTGTCATTTCACCGGCAGGCTTCTCGTGCACGGGGTGACGATAGGCCCCTGGAAGCTTCAGGGTCTGCGCAGGCATTTCCAGGAAAATGGTTTGCGGGAAGAAGACCTTCTGGACGTTTTCCCCGTGGCCGAAGCGGAGCACGCGGAAAGCCTGTTCTCGCCCGAGGACGTCATGAAGCTCGGCGGTGTCCCATCCGTCACATTTCCGCGGCAGGGAACATCCCGGCTGGGTCGAGACCTTGCAGGGGACATGCCGAAAGACAAAGACTATCGGACCCTCATGTGGACAGGAGAGGACGCCAGACCCTGTGTCTTCCTTTCCGGCGGCCGGTGTTCGCTCTATGACGTCGGCGATGAAGCGAGTCTCGATCCCTGCGCGTCCTTTCTTTGCATGACCGGTTTTGTCTTCGTGGTATTGAGGTCCCTGGGACTCATCGACAGGGAGGCGATGGGCGCAAGATCGATGGCGGAACTCAACGGTATCGCCGTCGACGCCCTCATCATCCTGGCCCGTGATGTCTATGGCAGCGACGAGGCCGTGGCATCAGCGGATGCCGTGGCGCAGGAACTGCAGATCGCGGTGAGGGAGGACCTCGCCGGCAACGATGGTCCGCGCGATGAGGCGATGGGCCGTTACCGTCTTCTGAAAGACCGGCGTGACAGCCTGATAAACGGGCTTGTCGCTTCGGCCGGCCAAAGGATAGCCCGCCTTCTCTCGTAA
- a CDS encoding histidine--tRNA ligase, protein MEKIRTLRGFRDIFGEELDKFRRIESVFRKYSGLLGFREIELPVLEKTELFVRSIGDTTDIVEKEMFTFTDVGGDSLTMRPEATAGMVRSYLQEGLYATERMTKVSSIGPMFRHERPQKGRYREFHQIDVEVFGVKEALVDAELVFMIRMILDELGIGRYRIEVNSVGCKTCRESFRRVLIDYFETRKDQLCEDCLRRLERNPLRIFDCKNEQCIRVTGDSPLLFDSLCGECREHFGSFEGYLGDFGIDVEINKRLVRGLDYYTKTVFEVTSEDLGAQKAFIAGGRYDNLVEEMGGPATAGIGFAIGVERLSMLVPSSAEKSGKLCFFACVGDQARGHLVPFVKAFVAAGLPLKYAYDAKSLKAQMRYADNLKCDFVLILGDDEIDRGIITLRNMADKSQRELPLDPRAVVEELGVLV, encoded by the coding sequence ATGGAAAAGATAAGGACTCTCAGGGGATTTCGCGACATCTTCGGGGAAGAGCTCGACAAGTTCAGGCGCATAGAAAGCGTGTTTCGGAAATACAGCGGACTTCTCGGTTTTCGGGAGATCGAGCTGCCCGTTCTCGAGAAGACGGAACTCTTTGTCCGGAGCATCGGAGATACCACGGATATCGTTGAAAAGGAGATGTTCACCTTCACCGATGTGGGGGGCGATTCGCTGACCATGCGACCGGAGGCCACCGCGGGCATGGTGCGTTCCTATCTGCAGGAAGGCCTTTACGCGACGGAAAGGATGACGAAGGTCAGCTCCATCGGCCCCATGTTTCGCCACGAGAGGCCCCAGAAAGGGCGCTACCGGGAATTCCACCAGATCGACGTGGAGGTCTTCGGAGTGAAGGAAGCCCTCGTCGATGCCGAACTGGTCTTCATGATCCGCATGATCCTCGATGAACTGGGCATCGGGCGTTACCGGATAGAGGTCAACAGTGTTGGATGCAAGACCTGCCGGGAATCCTTCCGCCGGGTGCTCATCGATTATTTTGAGACGAGAAAGGACCAGCTTTGCGAGGATTGCCTGAGGAGGCTCGAAAGGAACCCCTTGAGGATCTTCGACTGCAAGAACGAGCAATGCATCAGGGTCACCGGCGATTCCCCCCTCCTTTTTGATTCGCTGTGCGGAGAATGCAGGGAGCACTTCGGGTCTTTCGAGGGGTACCTGGGAGACTTCGGTATCGATGTCGAGATCAACAAGCGTCTGGTGAGAGGCCTCGACTATTACACGAAGACGGTCTTTGAGGTCACGTCGGAGGACCTCGGCGCGCAGAAGGCTTTTATCGCCGGCGGCAGATACGACAATCTCGTTGAAGAGATGGGTGGTCCGGCCACGGCCGGCATCGGGTTCGCGATCGGTGTCGAGCGCTTGTCCATGCTCGTTCCGTCCTCGGCCGAAAAGAGCGGGAAGCTGTGTTTCTTCGCCTGTGTCGGCGATCAGGCGAGGGGCCACCTCGTGCCCTTTGTGAAGGCCTTCGTCGCTGCGGGGTTACCCCTGAAATACGCCTACGACGCGAAATCCCTCAAGGCCCAGATGCGCTATGCCGACAACCTGAAGTGCGATTTCGTCCTTATCCTCGGCGATGACGAGATCGACAGAGGTATCATCACGCTGAGGAACATGGCGGACAAGAGCCAGCGGGAGCTCCCTCTCGACCCGAGAGCGGTCGTGGAGGAACTTGGGGTGCTCGTGTAG